The DNA segment tttggtcaacattcaaacatttggggatccattttgcagcaatttttctcatgtccaaattgacgtgaactatatgatgaactcgttcgtatgaaatactcagtgcttcagacatccgttttagcccaaatcgacggtctgataaaatcatgtcatgaactgcatcgatattttcggggactgacacagaaacttgcCTACCCGATccttcatcatcttcaatggaaactttatctattttgaagcttgcagtctaatttttcacggtcgcatacgaaggacattgatcaccaaggctattgaacatatcttcgtaaatctgcttatctcttaacccttttaaatacaggtacttgatgatggctcaatactccaatttttcgattttcataatttccgtggacatcttttttctttcaatttattgcgtaactctggtttacttttttgacctcaaacttcacactgacacttctaatgagttattgttcgttgctatgataacgcaatatttttttaggcATGGAACTggcctaggctaactagatatcgatacaACCTCGTAGATTTTCGAAGGAACAGAATTTACTGCAGGTAAGATCGACAGCAGGCGGAACTGTTTTATGTGGGTAACCCTGTGTATCACTTTTAACCCCAAAAGTCTAACTCAGATATTGAGTAGATAACagaattttaaattctgttgATGATGGGTTCGTACTTAAGACTAAAACCTAAGAAAGGGAAGCATCTGATGGACGATAGGCGTAAAAAATTATATAGCCGAAAATTTTTGAACGCTTTAAAAACCACAGTTGCTCACGTTCGCTCAGCGAAGCTGCAGATTTactgaattttctatttttgctCTTCGTCGGTTTGGATTTGTTCTTCTGTCTGGTCACAGATGAAGATGATGATCTCGCTGCAATGACTTTTCCGTCGTATAGCGTCGTAGGTGAGTTTGAGGCGATCTGCAAAAAAGTGCCACGAATGAATGAAGGCTGCGTTTTGAATTGTGGGCCCCCATTAAGTTGCAAATTATTCACATAGGTTCGATATCAGTTTCATCCACTGCACACACTTCATCTCCATATTTCTACCCTTCGTCCGATATAAATATGCTCACACTCACCTCTTCGTATTTCTTCAtataatattgataaaaaatcTTCCTTCTGATACTTATTTCATCTTGATTCAAGTAGAACATTTGCAACGACCTCAAAATTTCACTAGCCCCCTCATCTGAGATCTGATTCGCAGAAACGTTCAAGGAAATCAAGATTCTATTAACCCTCAATACGACTGCAAGAATCCTTGCACCTTCATCTCCAATATTATTATTGGACAAATTCAAATAAACCAACGGCTGTTTGTAGGAGTTCTCCATGGGCTCTACAAACTCCTTCAAATCCTCATGGTTGATGCCGCAAAACTTTAAAGTGAGGTATTTCAGTTTAGTGTCTTGGATCAggcatttaaaatttttattgtaaGCGTTGCCGCTCAGATTCAAGTCATTTACGTTTGGATTGGTTTGCAAGAAAGCAGCTAGGAGATTTATTTCGTCTTCTCTGAAGTGGGCGTCTTCAAATCTGCAAAGAATTCGAACGAATTTGTAGACGTTGACTTGAACTCGCATCTGATCGAAAGGATGAAAATTTGATACTACTTTTTCGTCAATCCTGGATAAGAGAAATTGGAAGGGAAAGGGGTAACATGGTTGGTGTGTTGTCCATTGAAAAACCGAAAAATGTTATCATTGCGCTCCTTGAAACAACATACTTGAGACTATTAATTGTCAAGTACTTCTCGCTGAATGACAAGTATACTGGAAATGCTTCTCCATTCAAGGGAAAATGTTTCCAAAATATAGCTTTAATCAGTTGTTTGTGAACCGATTCCAAAACAATTATTATAACAGGACAGTGCACCCTCTCATCGTCTTTAGGAAGCTTTAAATGAATCGTTTCAGTACGTAGATCGTTCAAGAACATGATTTCCTCACCCGTGTTTTACTAGGAATTGCATCTTGATACACAGCTTTGATTTTGGGTTCATAATCCTTAATAACTTCATTCAAACTCATTTTGAACATTTGCATCTCACTACTGAGCTGATTGGATTTTGCCAGTTTGATCATGCTCACCTTATCTTTAGAAGCTTTATTCTTAGCTGCTGAAGATGAGGACATTTTGGGAAGTGAGAACTCTTGACACAATTTCTAGAAAACAATGCTTTCACGTGAAAGCAGcattcttatttttttccaaGTTAGTGAAATACAGAAATCTACTGTTACGTGAAAAAATTCTGAACTCATTGAGTCTGTGAAACCTTAATGTACATAGAGAAAATATGTTCCAACTTTATTCGATATGAGAAAAGTGGAAGATTGAATGGAATTGGGAACAAATATAGGTACTTTTGAGGAGGAGGTTTTCCTGTATTCGGTCGTGGTAAGCTCTAAAGAGACTATCAGGATTTCGATCAGTTACTTTTCGTAGAGAACCCTCACGGTTCACAGATCAAACTTCTGCTCTGCTACAGTTCAAAATTCAAGTCAGGTAGTACGACCTGTGTGAGTGTGGAAAGAGAGTACCTAAAAACAACACATTATCCTAATATCTCCTAATCTAGGTTTTCCTTCTCTGAGAAAATGTTGATTtataattttaattattttcggTAAAACTTGTGATAGATAGAATAGATAAAATAGTTTATTGTGATATAAACATGATGTTACTGAATACAACGCGCATCACCCCATACCGTAATAAAAAGTGATCATTGTGTCGACTGATTCGGATCTAAGCAAAAAAGAAGAAATAgcaaaaaaagcaaaaaaaaagaaaaagaacggATTTTAATTTTGTGTTTCTCTTCTGTGATTCTAACCAAAAGGAGTAGTTTGACATCAATCAACCTCAAAACAATAATAACCATTCCTGACATTCGAATACGTGCGTTGATAAATTATAAACAGAAAGTGTATTCCAAAATGCGTTGCCACTACGAagtgttgaatatttcaaaggAAGCTGATGATGCCGAAATAAAATCATCATACAAAAAGTTGGCCCTAAGATGGCATCCTGACAAGAATCTGGAGGATGTAGAAAATGCTAAGGAACAGTTTCAACTGGTACAACAAGCTTACGAGGTATTGAGTGATAGACAAGAGAGAGCATGGTACGACAGACATCGTGAACAAATTCTACATGGTGCAAATTCCGACTTCGCAGATAAAAACCTTGATGTCTTTCAATATTTCACAACTGCTTGCTTTAAAGGTTATGGTGATGATGAAAACGGATTTTATACAGTTTATAGAAAGGTTTTCGATCAAATTGCCAAAGAAGATATGgattatttcgaaaataaagaagattTCGTTAATATTCCATCATTTGGTTCATCAGATAGTGACTATGATACAGTAGTGAATCCCTTTTATGCCCATTGGATGTCCTATTCAACGAAGAAGAGTTATGTTTGGCTAGATCCTTATAGTATTAACGATGTGAGGGATAGAAGGTATTTGAAGGCTGTGGAAAAGGAAAATAAAAAGGTTAGAGCCAAGGcaaagaaagagagaaatgaagAAATCAGAAACTTGGTCGCATTTGTGAGAAAAAGAGATAAACGAGTACAAGCCTGGAATAAGTTGAATGCAGCTAAAATAGAAACTAATCGTAAAAAGTTGGAAGATTTACGAAGACAGAAATTACTGGAAAacagaaaaatgaatgaatcacAGGTACAAGCAGAATGGActaaatttgaaaatatgtcTTCTCAGTTGCACGAGATCgagaaaaatttgaatcaagaattTGGGAATTCTGATATTAGTGATGATGAATACAATGATCTCTATTGTCCAGCTTGCAATAAATTGTTTAGAACTGTGAAATCTTTTCAGAATCATGAGAGTAGTAAAAGGCATAAAGAAAATGTTGCAGTTTTGAGGGCACAGCTGTTAGCAGAAGATGGGGATGAAAATAGTTCAGAAACAGATAAAAACTGTCTTGAAAATAATCTAGAAGAAATTGATAGTGAACTCTCTAGTGGTAAAAGGCTTACTAATCAAAGTGAAGAGGATTCAGATGTGTATGAAGAAGAAATTGACTTGGAAATTCCTAGAAGAAAGAagacacaaaaaacaaaatattctgcTTCCCAACATTACATGTCGCCAGATACAGATTCTGAAGACGTACCTACTAGCAATTTACACAAAAGACCTAAtaaagtaaagaaaaataaaaatgtactGAAGATTGAAAGCACTGATGATGAGTTGAAAATGTCCACACTCCCTGCAAGTTCCAGCTCTGAAGATTTCAGTTCCTCaaaaaaaggaaagaaaaaaaataagaagaataagGCAAAAAAAGCACAACCAGCAGAAAATGTGGATGTAGCACCAGTACTAGAAGATGAAAAATCGTTAGcgaaagaaaatatttcaaaagataTTCCTTCTAAAGAAAAAGCATCAAAATTCGTATGTTCAACTTGTTCAAAAAATTACCCTTCAAAGAATAAACTATTTCGTCACTTGCAAGCTGAGGATCATGGTGCTCCTCTGCTTTCCAATCAAACTGGAGCAATTAGTAAGGGAAAAAACAAGAATAAGGGCAGTAAAAAATGATTATGTATATATGTGCAAATAAACTATTTAATGTATTTTATTGTTCATTCTAGTTATAAGTATATGTATAGTAAAGTGAATATGAAACATCTGTAGTAAAACTGAGGATTTTTTATTCTtgattataattattgttcaaGTGAGATGAATGTACCAGTTTTTCAAGGAGTATAATAATTCAACAGAAAGATtaactaactctataatcttgatgctctttcatgaaaaattacaaataattcGAATGAAACATTGTCTAATAGTTGAGATAATTTTTGCTTGAAAATAGAGGAATCAGAGAAATCAAATAATTATCTGATTCAATTCAAATCCGGACGCAGTTTAAAGACATCTCAGAAGAAACATAGAAATGTTTGACAATTAAGTAACCTAAAAATTTTATAGATCGCAGGTATTTTTTacgaggagctaaatgctcataTCCGTACCGGCGTTGCCACGTCTACTTCTCATTCTGAAACTGTCAACTTCAGTACTGAAACTTCAACCAGCTGTCGAGCTGTCAGATAGacgtcaaaataaaattgtggTGGTGTTGTGTAGGCAAAAATAGTAtataatttggaatattattttacttttaGTTAAAATACGTACATTTAaatgcattatttttgtttttaatttgatgGTAGTGTTAGTCCTAGTGATTCCTCAGCCAACAGTGTTAAATGTGCGTTATTAATGCCAGTAAtggtaatgaaagtattcaatcTTGGAAAAGTCACACAGTATTTTAGCaggaagtgaataattatgccatTTTCTTGTTGTGTTGTTCGATGTGGAGGCCGAGGAAACAGTGTTAAGTTTTTTTCCTATTCCTGAAGAAATTTCTGTATTTTAGCATAAGAAGCTTCACATAAATTACTTGACGAGGGGACAACAAAAATACTATTATGAGAGCTGACTTATACTAGTTTTATTTCTATTTgtactcattatatttatgctgtttttCTTACTAGTTCTATTCTGtatcgattatatttttatactgcTCCTGGGCAGTACAGGAAGACCTAGATTGTTAACCCTTGGAAACATTGTTTTCATTAAAGTTTATTACTACTACTATAGTGTTCCTGttttatatatacctatattgaatACACCTTTTCCATGAAACAGAGCatcttttcaagaatatttaatacGACTAAATTACATAATATTATGTATATACATTTTAAGAAAATTTCATTCCATCTCTTATTACTCATACAAACTCTATAAAAATAAAGGCCAGGAACAATGGTCTACCAGACGCATTCCATATGGATCCAGTTTCAAAATCCTCAGAAGTATTTTATTACAGGTAGGTCATTATTCCCTTCTCTAAATATACATCAATTCATCTGTGCTAACCCTTTTGTgaaatactttcctcgaatattttgttccaaatattttatagagtAACCTAGGTAAAAGGCCAATTATAAATTATTTGTAGGCTGCTAAGCTCTTGAATGCTTTCTTATATCTGGCTATCATCTGGGAATAAAATCCGCCACttcttgatttgttttcaaaatttcaataaattaggtactctttgtattcactgaaagaaaatttatagttaattcagaaatcttgatatatgatgatgatAGTTATCATATCAAAAGTCTTATATCAACTTACTTTTCATATatctatataataataataacatttatTTGTTTCCGTGTGTGTACAGAAAAAACCTTTAACATAAATGATAAATGTTCACACCATCCCGGACGGTGAAATGCACCTAGGCATATTGCCTGTATTGTGCCCCTCACTCGCCCTTGGATGAGCTGCATTCAATACATGtggcatatttttataaaagAAACAAAAGGAAAACAATTACTCTTCAACAACTTAGAAAAATCTATTTCTATCTATTTGGCAATCTATTACCGATTgccaaataaatattcttagAGTTCTAGATGAAGTTAAATACCACTTTTTTATACCttggaacaacgaaaatattcgtCAAATGAGGAGTTATATTTGTAATGACGCTTTTGCTCGCCTCCACAATTTTTGAGAGGCTAGAAGGTTGGAGTTCCCTATAATATTCCAAATCTTTGTTTTGAccgggagggtctttcgaccaggttcagTTTTTCAAGTAATGATTCttctgatatcgattgaaatttattttgggaggattctgcatctcttcataaactttttagggttttctgttcttcagttgttcgaggaacgttaAAGGACCATTATGTTGTTATATGTAGATATATCAGTTTAATTTAACGTTCCGCTCAAAACTTCTTGTTGTTAATGTTGTTAATCATGTTGCAAGTGATTGCAACCCCGTTTTTTGTGTTGCATGGGTCATCTATTCAATACAGATTTATTTTCTGGTATAACTATTACCACAATTCCACAaagaatattaatgaaaaatgtaaataaacggtctctgataacaaaataaaacatGTGAAATGTGTTGACAGGCTGTCAGAGATGGACAGTTGAAAGTTTACAAATTTTCTGTGGCTTAAAAAGTAGACGACAGACGTGGCAACGTCGGTACGggtatgagcatttagctcctcgtGGTATTTTTTAGTTCACCTGTGATTTATGGCTTTAAGATTTAAACGTTCGATTAGCTTGAAATTCCTATGCGGTGAAGTCTTGTTAATTCTGTTTAGTTAATAATtgtagtatattctttctgatTCGAAATGGGTAAGGGATCCAAAGATAAACGTGATATATATTACCGTAAAGCCAAAGAGCATGGTTGGAGAGCTCGAAGCGCATTCAAACTTCTACAAATTGATGAGAAATACGACATACTCGAAGGTAAAGAAACAACGATATATCGATACAGCGATTTGACATAATTATCGTAGGTGTGAAGAAAGCAGTCGATTTATGTGCTGCACCAGGTAGTTGGAGTCAAGTCTTATCTCGAAGACTTTATTTAAACGAGAAGATATCTCTTTCACCAAGGGATGAACTGGAAGAGTGTAATGAAACTCCTGCTGAAGAAGTGGAAGAAAAGGTTGAACCAAAAATTGAGCCCAATGAAGATGTTAAGATTGTAGCAGTAGATCTACAACCTATGGCTCCTTTGCCTGGTGTTATTCAATTGCAAGGAGACATTACTAAATTGTCCACAGCCCAAGAAATCATACAACATTTTGAAGGAAAACTTGCCGACCTTGTTGTATGTGATGGGGCTCCAGATGGTATGTATTTTATTGATTCCTGTTATTGGTGATTCTGGTGACAATTCAACCTTTATAATTTCTTAGTCACGGGTCTCCATTGCATTGATATTTACATCCAGAGCCAACTTATCCTTGCTGCTCTCCATATTGCTTGCAATGTTCTAAACAAAGGGGGAACATTTGTGGCAAAAATATTCAGAGGAAAAGATAACGATTTACTCCATAATCAGTTTCTTACCATATTCAAAGAAGTGAATATTTTCAAACCAAGTAGTTCGAGAAATTCAAGTATAGGTAAAGAGTTAGCTGAACGTTCTGAAGAACTTTTTAGTTATATTTTAAATGTTTTAGAGGCGTTCCTTGTTGCAAAGAATTACTGTCCACCTGAAGGCTTTGATCCAAAATTGATGACACCATTTTTGAATGCTGGAGAAAGAAATTTTGACCAGCTTACTGGAGTTAACAGGGTGATAATTCCGTTTATGGTTTGTGGAGATATGAGCTCTTATGATTCAGATGTAACATATCCCCTTCAGGTAAGAATTCATAATTCATTGATTGTTTTTCACCCTGATTTGATTATTTGAGATGTGAAGTTTCTGCAGCTTACGGTTCTGTTCATTgatatgttgaatttttcatgcTAATAACCAAGGAAAAGAACGATGTATGTATATTTATTATAGTAAAATACACAGATATAAATTTTCTTAGGTATTCTTGACTAAACCAATGTTGAATAAACAATTTACCCAGATATATGTATGGATTTCAGTTAAATTAATGCAGAAATGCTCTAAAATAGTTTTTTATGCCCTTTGGTTTATTTTCACACAGTCTATGTGTGCACTGCACCaattatttctataattttcaGATGGAAGGAGATACACAGCCTTACACCTATCATGAGCCGGTGCAGAAACCTATCGATCCCCCTTACaaagatttaaaaaatatgCCACAGCCAAAACCGGTCGCAGAGGGAAGTCCCGAATTGGAGGCCCTTTCCAAACCTTGCACTTCATCAAAGTCCGACACAGATATGGATCTAGAGCCGAATTCAAGCAAGAGTGATACGCCCATCGAAATAGGGGGGATCATAGCCGATGCAAATGCTACGTCTGAAGACCTATTAGGTTTGCTAATTCACACCTTGAAAAATGACGACCCTGCTGTTCAAGATAGTCTGGCGAATCTCTTGAACAGTTTGGGTATAAGTAACATTGAGAAGGTTATCAAGGAGAAAGGTACCACCATTTCAACACAAACTATCGGAGTTGTTCAAGGCTCTTCGAAGGAGGTTCAAGTGCCGGAGATAGCTGGATCGTCTGAACAACCTGTGGTGAGAACGGTGCTGGTTGAGTCAGCGCAGAGGCACAATTCACCTGCTGAAAGTAAGTGTAAATCATTAAGTCTTCAATTGATGTGTGTGAACTTGGCCTGGTACTTTCccaaatttcagaaaatattcttgaaaatcttctggtcTTCTTGGCTGAAATTCCTTTCATATAGATGTGCCACATTTGTGGCTTTTGAATCAGATTttcccagaaaactgacaggaaAATTTTTTCCAATACATAATGCAATTCACATACATTTTTGATTATTCTATCACAACATAACTTTTAGGCCAGTGTGAAATCACCAGTGGTGAAAATTCAGGATTAGACCCTCAACTTCTAAACCAGGATAACTTGGAAGAATGCGACAATTTTATCATCAATTGGGTGAAGTATGACAGAAGTACCTGCACCTGTGGTGTTGATATTATCGCTAATGAAGGTGCTGCAGATTGTGATTCCGATTGTGAAGAAGAAGCAATTAATATAATTTAAGCATCGAAATTTATGTTTTCCTAATTTCCTTTATCAGTTTTGGTAGGAAAGCAAGTTGCTGGTATTATTGGTTTTATGATCTTCTGTCTTTCCTGAATTTTGGAAGGTGGTACACTCAATGTTATATGGCGATATACTCCAATATATTGCTGATAGGTGAGCCAAAAATGCCGGTTCAATTAGATTCCTatggaatttttgtttttgatagTTAACTTCAGATGAAGTATTTTAAAATAGACCTCCTCTTGGGTATTATCAACTCCGAAAATGTGTGCTTGCTTAACATGTTATACATATCTGGTATTATTGGCTTTTGTGTcaaattttgtatatttttgtattttatatttgtCTTGTAATTTGTTTCAACTGTTTTATAtgatttcaagaaatttttacaatttggAGAATGAAAATGGAGACAAAGGGAAGTGATGTTAAATTGCAAAATTTGCTGCGAAACTTGGCGGATCTTTTCTGTCAAATTTTAAAAGAATTAAGAGCTGCATTGAATACAGTTGCCAAtgacaacaataaaaatttcagtATAGATAAATTTCATTGCTTAAGGAGTTTAAACTTGTAGATTCACAAAGTAATAGAAAAgcatttctgaaatattcagcATCATTTGTCCAAATGTTATTGCAAATTTTATGGAAACCAGTAGGTTTAGAGTAAGGAAGTCAGTGCAGAAATTATGTAGCCCCAGCGTTACATTTTGAACACAATATCGAAAAATACACTTAATATTTTTAAACTTACTATTGTTATGCTTAGAGGCTATTTTAGAGAAAATTTAGTTTCATATCGAAGGGCAAGGCGAGGTTGAAATATTGTTGAATAAAGGTTTTTTCAAATATGGCTTCCCAAAGTTGTTACAACTGTCCAATGCTATTCTAGCTAGTTTAAGCGCTCaaatgaattttaaaattaatgaCACTGCTAGAATAATCTGTAATCACCATCCACAATTTGAAATTGTTCGAATAAATCTTGTTGAAGCATAAGGTCTTTTCATTTTACTCTCCAGCACTCTtaataataagaaaaataagTATTTGACGACACACAAAATGGCATCAGATTTCCGATACTGTTTTGGCcacaatttggaaaaaaaaatacatacacATATATAAGTCAACATGAAATAACAAATACATAAGGGACATAAGAAGGGGTAGAAATGAAAGAGTTAAACAAGAAACAGAACTTCAGGaatgatatttttatttattttttccataaatgaaaaaatcaaatagtTGGATCTCCACCTGAAATACGCATTCAGAAAGGGTAAAAATAATTTGATTGCTATTCTTCAGAATTTATTTAGGAATCAAGTTTATAATATGAACTGCAATGAGATTTTCAACAAGCTAGAAATTTACAATTTTATATACAATATCATCaatctttattattatttttggaaaattcaACAAGGAATAATTTGTATAATAACGTCGTAGGTAGTTTTTCGATGTTTTTATATATTCacatcaaataaaaaaaattgtccatagGTACTGCAATAAATGATCtcgaatagaaatattgatttttttaataaattttcgGAACTGAAGAACAATACAATTTGTTTGGAAGAAACTGGATTCTCATATACATTTTCGGCAAGTGCTTA comes from the Coccinella septempunctata chromosome 2, icCocSept1.1, whole genome shotgun sequence genome and includes:
- the LOC123307849 gene encoding uncharacterized protein LOC123307849 isoform X2, which encodes MKLLRIMNPKSKLCIKMQFLVKHGFEDAHFREDEINLLAAFLQTNPNVNDLNLSGNAYNKNFKCLIQDTKLKYLTLKFCGINHEDLKEFVEPMENSYKQPLVYLNLSNNNIGDEGARILAVVLRVNRILISLNVSANQISDEGASEILRSLQMFYLNQDEISIRRKIFYQYYMKKYEEIASNSPTTLYDGKVIAARSSSSSVTRQKNKSKPTKSKNRKFSKSAASLSEQSNTYTTTPREIYSAPAPTPSIILPFADISELISNLDFHSAYHPFVKETTLNGFHFLCRGNFVLTHLNLSFNHLSTETLRCIQEVLKYQLSNGLSEEGLRSVVMCGNDMKSEDTDHLQGDITEMFTRKTSRSGSSATLSSKETTKKSRKMSK
- the LOC123307849 gene encoding uncharacterized protein LOC123307849 isoform X1; its protein translation is MSSSSAAKNKASKDKVSMIKLAKSNQLSSEMQMFKMSLNEVIKDYEPKIKAVYQDAIPSKTRLPKDDERVHCPVIIIVLESVHKQLIKAIFWKHFPLNGEAFPVYLSFSEKYLTINSLKFEDAHFREDEINLLAAFLQTNPNVNDLNLSGNAYNKNFKCLIQDTKLKYLTLKFCGINHEDLKEFVEPMENSYKQPLVYLNLSNNNIGDEGARILAVVLRVNRILISLNVSANQISDEGASEILRSLQMFYLNQDEISIRRKIFYQYYMKKYEEIASNSPTTLYDGKVIAARSSSSSVTRQKNKSKPTKSKNRKFSKSAASLSEQSNTYTTTPREIYSAPAPTPSIILPFADISELISNLDFHSAYHPFVKETTLNGFHFLCRGNFVLTHLNLSFNHLSTETLRCIQEVLKYQLSNGLSEEGLRSVVMCGNDMKSEDTDHLQGDITEMFTRKTSRSGSSATLSSKETTKKSRKMSK
- the LOC123306572 gene encoding dnaJ homolog subfamily C member 21 — its product is MRCHYEVLNISKEADDAEIKSSYKKLALRWHPDKNLEDVENAKEQFQLVQQAYEVLSDRQERAWYDRHREQILHGANSDFADKNLDVFQYFTTACFKGYGDDENGFYTVYRKVFDQIAKEDMDYFENKEDFVNIPSFGSSDSDYDTVVNPFYAHWMSYSTKKSYVWLDPYSINDVRDRRYLKAVEKENKKVRAKAKKERNEEIRNLVAFVRKRDKRVQAWNKLNAAKIETNRKKLEDLRRQKLLENRKMNESQVQAEWTKFENMSSQLHEIEKNLNQEFGNSDISDDEYNDLYCPACNKLFRTVKSFQNHESSKRHKENVAVLRAQLLAEDGDENSSETDKNCLENNLEEIDSELSSGKRLTNQSEEDSDVYEEEIDLEIPRRKKTQKTKYSASQHYMSPDTDSEDVPTSNLHKRPNKVKKNKNVLKIESTDDELKMSTLPASSSSEDFSSSKKGKKKNKKNKAKKAQPAENVDVAPVLEDEKSLAKENISKDIPSKEKASKFVCSTCSKNYPSKNKLFRHLQAEDHGAPLLSNQTGAISKGKNKNKGSKK
- the LOC123306573 gene encoding putative tRNA (cytidine(32)/guanosine(34)-2'-O)-methyltransferase; this encodes MGKGSKDKRDIYYRKAKEHGWRARSAFKLLQIDEKYDILEGVKKAVDLCAAPGSWSQVLSRRLYLNEKISLSPRDELEECNETPAEEVEEKVEPKIEPNEDVKIVAVDLQPMAPLPGVIQLQGDITKLSTAQEIIQHFEGKLADLVVCDGAPDVTGLHCIDIYIQSQLILAALHIACNVLNKGGTFVAKIFRGKDNDLLHNQFLTIFKEVNIFKPSSSRNSSIEAFLVAKNYCPPEGFDPKLMTPFLNAGERNFDQLTGVNRVIIPFMVCGDMSSYDSDVTYPLQMEGDTQPYTYHEPVQKPIDPPYKDLKNMPQPKPVAEGSPELEALSKPCTSSKSDTDMDLEPNSSKSDTPIEIGGIIADANATSEDLLGLLIHTLKNDDPAVQDSLANLLNSLGISNIEKVIKEKGTTISTQTIGVVQGSSKEVQVPEIAGSSEQPVVRTVLVESAQRHNSPAESQCEITSGENSGLDPQLLNQDNLEECDNFIINWVKYDRSTCTCGVDIIANEGAADCDSDCEEEAINII